CCTCGGTCGCGAAGGCGGCAAAGAAGCGCTTCACTTTTTTACCGAACCGAAAACGGTTTGTCTTAATTTTCCGGGAGAATTGAAATGAAATTTGACTCGAACCAAGCTCCAGAGCCTGTAGGTCTTTATCCTCACGCCCGTCGCGTGGGTAACTTGTTGTTTATGTCGGGAGTCGGTCCGCGCGAGCGTGGCAGCAAAAAAATTCCGGGAGTGGATGTGGATGCTCAAGGAAATATTCTTTCCTACGATATCGAAACCCAGTGCCACTCGGTCTTTAAGAATGTGCGTTTGATCCTCGAGGCGTCGGGCTTAACGTG
This Bdellovibrionales bacterium DNA region includes the following protein-coding sequences:
- a CDS encoding RidA family protein codes for the protein MKFDSNQAPEPVGLYPHARRVGNLLFMSGVGPRERGSKKIPGVDVDAQGNILSYDIETQCHSVFKNVRLILEASGLTWNDLVDVTVYLTNMKKDFPIYNRIYAEYFKENQPCRTTLGITALPTPIAIELKCVAEFK